A segment of the Chryseobacterium scophthalmum genome:
TTTACAAAATATTACATTGGGTCAAGTAGGAGGTACAGAAAATGTAACAATGACCACTTCACAAATGCCAATGCACACTCATAACGCAATAGCTACTATTGCATTTCCTGCTTTTTCAGAAGGAGGAGAAACAGGTTCACCTTCGGGAACTATTTTGGGAGGGCTTCAAGGTGCTTATTCTACTTTGCCTGCAGATACAAATATTGCTCCGGCTACGGCTTCTGGGGCTTTATCTGCTGTAGGTAGCGGTATTCCTTTTGAAATTTTACAACCTGTTTTGGCAGCCAATTACATTATCTGCTGTGAAGGAATTTATCCAAGCAGACCATAATTAAGTAAATTTTTTAATTCTAAAAAAAACTAATCATCATGGATGGAACAATGTCAGAAATAAGAATGTTCGCAGGAAATTTTGCTCCAAAATCTTGGGCTTTTTGTCAGGGACAATTATTAGCAATCAATACAAATCAGGCACTTTTTGCACTTTTAGGAACAATGTACGGGGGAAATGGAGTGACAACATTTGCATTGCCAAAT
Coding sequences within it:
- a CDS encoding phage tail protein, which translates into the protein MEGYIGEIRLFAGNFAPRGWFFCDGTEYSIANYSTLFSILGTTYGGNGQTTFGVPDLRGRVAVGTGQGAGLQNITLGQVGGTENVTMTTSQMPMHTHNAIATIAFPAFSEGGETGSPSGTILGGLQGAYSTLPADTNIAPATASGALSAVGSGIPFEILQPVLAANYIICCEGIYPSRP